A single genomic interval of bacterium harbors:
- a CDS encoding UvrD-helicase domain-containing protein, whose product MLLLADLHIHSPYSRATSRELRLETLHVWAQKKGLGLVGTGDFTHPAWFREILEKLEPAEEGFWRLKPELAASVEAEVPQSCRSEVRFVLQGEISTIYKKAGRTRKVHHLILMPDRISAEKLILSLERVGNLRSDGRPILGLDSRDLLELVLNASEQSILIPAHIWTPWFSVFGSKSGFDDLNQCYGDLTRYITALETGLSSDPAMNWRCSQLDSYRLVSNSDAHSPSRLGREANRLDIPMCFSGLKKALSTGEGLLGTLEFFPEEGKYHLDGHRECGVRMEVRDTLSHNFLCPSCGKPLTVGVLHRVEELADREPGTRPEGSKPFERLLPLEEVLGELLGCSSSSRKVKELYSKILSRWGPEIPFLSQMSLEVLRGTSLAPLAEALDRMRRGEVILEAGFDGQYGVVRLFRPGERSSLGGQMSLLGDWDRFTDPPAPRYTPGVKEAAHPSVLTPGETKRLESHPLDLHQQKVVLSSEKAILVIAGPGTGKTRALTQRLAFLIKNGQAKPEEVLAITFTQKAALEMLERLSVLLETNHLESGLSVKTLHAYGLGLIKNYWDRMRGGTGPILADELMRKDILKRVFDLGQIQGHPKSYTRVLESISRYKQGLLEQEHERKMLGELVRAYDQELSRQGAVDYEDLLLLPLELLRRDEEVKRQVTARIRHLFVDEFQDMNPIQLELLGELMGPQTKVTLIGDPDQSIYGFRGARPAQLLELKTLVPEAKVMLLELNYRSTATIVEAASGVISHNPALFPRSMRPSREAGPPIQICLFDSPVAEAIFVAQEIDRLLGGTSHWAMLRQSPLPQPQVHPLGFGDIAVLCRLHSMLAPLGEALARQGIPCEKVERAREESPMGLGILLGKIRQMLGGLPESSPEKWNPEACSSCTGMMDSGKKAGEVINLLLQELSEKEPAIRIYAARQESQFQRFLESAATWPGDVREFLDYWVLLWEEDHPQPATDKVSLMTAHAAKGLEFQVVFVVGCDEDVFPLRQQGTLAYLEEERRLFYVAMTRAKELLYLTTAKSRELPGGIKGKGPSRFLEEIPKDKLSRRQPTFGPSPNPVQLSLFTNR is encoded by the coding sequence ATGCTTTTGCTGGCTGACCTGCACATTCATTCCCCATATTCCCGAGCCACCTCCAGGGAATTAAGGCTGGAGACCCTGCATGTTTGGGCGCAGAAAAAGGGACTGGGCCTTGTGGGCACAGGTGACTTTACGCATCCTGCCTGGTTCAGGGAAATCCTGGAAAAGTTGGAGCCAGCAGAAGAAGGTTTTTGGCGTCTGAAACCTGAGCTGGCCGCTTCGGTGGAAGCAGAAGTGCCTCAGAGCTGCAGGTCTGAGGTGCGTTTTGTGCTACAAGGAGAAATAAGCACCATCTACAAGAAGGCTGGGCGCACCAGGAAGGTTCACCACCTGATCCTCATGCCTGACAGGATCTCAGCAGAGAAACTCATCTTGAGTTTGGAAAGAGTGGGCAATTTGAGATCCGACGGCAGGCCCATCTTGGGTCTGGACTCCAGGGATCTCCTGGAGCTTGTATTGAATGCCTCTGAACAGAGCATCCTGATACCGGCCCACATTTGGACTCCTTGGTTTTCGGTCTTTGGATCCAAGTCCGGCTTCGATGATCTGAACCAGTGCTATGGCGACCTCACAAGATACATAACAGCGCTGGAGACCGGGCTATCTTCGGATCCAGCCATGAATTGGAGATGTTCCCAACTGGACTCCTATCGCCTGGTTTCCAATTCAGACGCACACTCTCCATCCCGTTTGGGGCGGGAAGCAAACCGATTGGACATTCCCATGTGTTTCTCAGGCCTCAAGAAAGCCCTCAGCACAGGGGAGGGACTCTTGGGAACATTGGAGTTTTTCCCTGAGGAAGGCAAGTACCATCTGGATGGACACAGGGAATGCGGAGTTCGAATGGAGGTCAGGGACACACTGTCCCATAATTTCCTATGCCCCTCCTGTGGGAAACCGTTGACCGTGGGAGTTCTTCACAGGGTGGAGGAGCTGGCCGATAGAGAACCAGGGACTCGCCCCGAGGGATCAAAGCCCTTTGAGCGTTTGCTGCCCCTGGAGGAAGTGCTGGGAGAACTTTTGGGCTGCAGCAGCTCGAGCCGTAAGGTGAAGGAGCTGTACAGCAAGATCCTTTCTCGCTGGGGACCGGAGATCCCCTTTTTGAGCCAGATGTCCCTGGAGGTATTGAGGGGAACATCCCTGGCCCCTCTGGCAGAAGCCTTAGACAGGATGCGAAGGGGAGAGGTGATTCTGGAAGCCGGGTTCGACGGACAGTATGGAGTGGTTCGTCTTTTCAGGCCCGGAGAAAGGAGCTCGCTGGGCGGGCAAATGAGCCTCTTGGGAGACTGGGACCGCTTTACTGATCCACCAGCGCCCCGTTATACTCCCGGGGTTAAAGAAGCAGCTCACCCATCTGTTCTTACCCCTGGGGAGACCAAAAGGCTCGAATCTCACCCACTGGATTTGCATCAGCAGAAAGTTGTTCTCAGTTCTGAAAAGGCAATCCTGGTCATCGCAGGCCCTGGCACGGGTAAGACCAGGGCACTGACACAGAGGTTGGCTTTTTTGATAAAAAATGGTCAGGCCAAGCCTGAAGAAGTTCTGGCAATAACTTTCACACAAAAGGCTGCCCTGGAGATGCTAGAACGCTTGAGCGTACTTTTGGAGACCAACCACCTGGAGTCTGGCTTGAGTGTGAAGACCCTCCATGCTTATGGGCTTGGGCTCATAAAGAATTACTGGGACCGCATGCGCGGTGGAACAGGTCCGATACTGGCAGACGAGCTCATGAGGAAGGATATCTTGAAAAGGGTCTTTGATTTGGGGCAGATCCAAGGCCATCCTAAATCTTACACCAGAGTTCTGGAGAGCATATCCCGTTACAAGCAGGGTCTTCTGGAACAGGAGCATGAAAGGAAGATGCTGGGAGAGCTGGTCAGGGCTTACGACCAAGAGCTGAGCCGCCAGGGAGCAGTGGATTACGAGGATCTGCTCTTGTTGCCCCTTGAGCTTTTAAGAAGAGATGAGGAGGTAAAGCGTCAGGTCACAGCAAGAATCCGGCATCTGTTTGTGGACGAATTCCAGGACATGAATCCCATACAACTGGAGCTTCTGGGGGAGCTCATGGGCCCGCAAACCAAAGTTACCCTCATAGGAGACCCTGACCAGTCCATTTACGGATTCCGTGGAGCCAGGCCAGCCCAACTCCTGGAGTTAAAAACTCTGGTCCCTGAGGCAAAGGTCATGCTCTTGGAATTGAATTACAGATCAACGGCCACCATTGTAGAGGCAGCCTCTGGGGTGATTTCCCATAATCCGGCTCTTTTCCCCCGAAGCATGAGGCCTTCTCGTGAAGCAGGGCCTCCTATCCAGATATGCCTTTTTGATTCCCCTGTGGCGGAGGCCATATTCGTGGCCCAGGAGATAGACAGGTTGCTGGGAGGGACAAGCCACTGGGCCATGTTAAGGCAAAGCCCCCTGCCGCAACCGCAAGTACATCCTTTGGGCTTTGGCGATATAGCAGTTCTTTGCAGGCTCCACAGCATGCTTGCCCCCCTAGGGGAAGCCCTTGCCCGGCAGGGTATTCCATGTGAAAAAGTAGAGAGGGCCAGGGAGGAATCCCCCATGGGGCTAGGCATCCTCCTGGGAAAAATCCGTCAGATGTTGGGCGGCCTTCCAGAAAGCTCTCCCGAAAAATGGAACCCCGAGGCTTGTTCCTCTTGCACTGGGATGATGGACTCTGGGAAAAAAGCCGGGGAGGTGATAAACCTGCTCCTCCAGGAGCTCTCAGAAAAGGAGCCGGCCATTAGGATTTATGCGGCCCGGCAGGAAAGCCAGTTCCAAAGGTTCCTTGAGTCAGCTGCCACCTGGCCTGGAGATGTGAGGGAATTCCTGGATTACTGGGTCCTCCTTTGGGAAGAGGACCATCCTCAGCCTGCTACAGACAAAGTTTCCCTGATGACAGCCCATGCGGCCAAGGGTCTGGAGTTTCAGGTGGTCTTTGTGGTAGGGTGCGACGAGGATGTATTTCCCTTGAGGCAGCAAGGGACACTTGCCTACCTGGAAGAGGAGAGGAGACTCTTCTATGTTGCCATGACCAGAGCCAAAGAACTGCTTTATCTCACCACAGCAAAGAGTCGAGAGCTTCCGGGAGGGATAAAGGGTAAGGGACCTTCACGATTCCTCGAGGAGATTCCCAAAGACAAGCTCAGCAGGAGACAACCCACCTTTGGCCCCAGCCCGAATCCCGTGCAACTGAGCCTCTTCACAAACAGGTAA
- the efp gene encoding elongation factor P, which yields MYSTAEFRKGLKIEFQGEPFIIVDFQHVKPGKGGAFVRTRLKSLLTGLVRDETFRSGDKVGRPDLQEREMQFLYQEGGQHCFMDTNSYEQFFMSSEQLGESRLYLQEQIQVKVLFYRGQPIAVELPNFVELKVVETEPGVRGDTASGATKPAKLETGAVLQVPLFVQEGDLLKVDTRTGQYIERIISKG from the coding sequence ATGTATTCCACCGCAGAGTTCCGAAAAGGGCTTAAGATAGAATTCCAGGGGGAACCATTTATCATCGTGGATTTTCAACACGTGAAGCCTGGCAAGGGAGGTGCATTTGTAAGGACCAGACTCAAGAGTCTTCTCACCGGGCTTGTAAGAGATGAAACCTTTCGTTCGGGTGACAAAGTGGGAAGGCCTGATCTTCAAGAGAGAGAAATGCAGTTTCTATACCAAGAAGGCGGCCAGCACTGTTTCATGGATACCAACAGCTACGAGCAGTTCTTCATGTCCTCCGAGCAGTTGGGAGAAAGTCGTCTGTACCTTCAAGAGCAGATCCAGGTCAAGGTGCTTTTTTACCGAGGACAACCCATAGCGGTGGAGCTTCCCAACTTCGTGGAGTTAAAGGTAGTGGAAACAGAGCCCGGGGTGCGAGGGGATACGGCAAGCGGTGCCACCAAGCCGGCAAAACTGGAAACAGGAGCAGTGCTTCAGGTGCCCCTCTTTGTACAGGAGGGTGATCTGCTCAAGGTGGACACCAGAACAGGCCAGTACATAGAGCGCATAATATCAAAAGGCTAA
- a CDS encoding tetratricopeptide repeat protein has product MDKKKLWSLLGSKKGEDQEIEALRAKIAERPDDPRLHQRLAELLLEKGKKKEAREAFVKAAECHAEAGFYLRAIATYRRILRMEESPEILLKLAELYLSNGLLGDALAQYKKAIHYYKSKGKSHEILGALRRMGELAPASLEVRLKYIELLRSEGFLNQAFEELVRLSEEAREGSDMASRAHLQQQLCEVAKALEESLVSQGRQRELAILKERVGELTATEDLLPTTPEGPESPWQQQSPQGEMMVEIQQEPVGTPEQSSQARAEKAEISLEEFSIRIQEAKIYEEQGLLEEAEEIYLELLRVDPGCWEAQDGLQRIQQEKAKLGHPQAAGDLKKLQQVEAEQRQLSEPQPQVSLSLKDAKAHYDLGLSFKELGLLDEAISELGTASSHPKMAFFSYREMGLCYRQKGEMAEAIDYLRKAIQCKGATKAQLLEAGYELARTLEQQGKRKEALILYRKIQEQEQGFRDIEERVKILSQ; this is encoded by the coding sequence TTGGACAAGAAGAAACTCTGGTCATTATTGGGTTCCAAGAAGGGAGAAGATCAAGAGATCGAGGCCCTTCGAGCCAAGATCGCCGAGCGACCTGATGACCCACGTCTGCACCAAAGGCTGGCAGAGCTGCTCCTGGAAAAGGGTAAGAAGAAGGAGGCCCGAGAGGCTTTTGTGAAGGCCGCAGAGTGCCATGCCGAGGCTGGCTTTTACCTGAGGGCCATAGCCACATACAGGCGCATCCTCAGGATGGAGGAATCCCCCGAGATCTTGCTCAAGCTGGCGGAGCTTTATCTTTCCAACGGACTACTGGGAGATGCACTGGCCCAGTACAAGAAAGCAATCCACTACTACAAATCCAAAGGCAAGAGCCACGAGATTCTGGGAGCCCTGAGGCGCATGGGGGAACTGGCTCCCGCAAGCTTGGAAGTCCGCCTCAAGTACATCGAGCTCTTGAGAAGCGAAGGTTTCCTGAATCAGGCCTTCGAAGAGCTGGTGAGGCTGAGCGAGGAAGCTCGGGAAGGCTCGGACATGGCATCCAGGGCTCATCTGCAGCAGCAGCTGTGTGAAGTGGCCAAGGCTCTTGAGGAGTCCCTTGTTTCCCAGGGAAGGCAAAGGGAACTGGCCATCCTGAAGGAAAGGGTAGGGGAACTCACGGCCACGGAAGATCTCCTGCCAACGACTCCAGAAGGGCCAGAGAGCCCTTGGCAACAACAGAGCCCCCAGGGGGAAATGATGGTGGAGATCCAGCAAGAGCCCGTGGGGACTCCGGAACAAAGCTCTCAGGCCCGGGCCGAAAAGGCAGAGATCTCTTTGGAGGAATTCTCCATTAGGATCCAAGAGGCAAAGATCTATGAGGAACAGGGGCTCTTGGAGGAAGCAGAGGAGATCTACCTGGAGCTCTTAAGGGTGGATCCGGGATGTTGGGAGGCCCAAGATGGGCTCCAAAGAATCCAGCAGGAGAAGGCCAAGTTGGGTCACCCCCAGGCTGCAGGGGATTTGAAAAAACTCCAGCAGGTGGAAGCTGAGCAGCGGCAGCTCTCAGAGCCCCAGCCTCAAGTGTCCTTAAGCCTCAAAGATGCCAAAGCCCATTACGATCTGGGGCTTTCCTTCAAGGAGTTGGGTCTTCTGGATGAGGCCATCTCGGAGCTTGGAACAGCCTCGTCCCATCCCAAAATGGCTTTCTTTTCTTACAGAGAGATGGGTTTATGTTACAGGCAGAAGGGGGAAATGGCAGAAGCCATAGATTACTTGCGCAAGGCCATCCAGTGTAAGGGCGCCACCAAGGCACAATTGCTGGAAGCCGGATATGAGTTGGCTCGAACCCTGGAACAGCAGGGAAAAAGAAAGGAAGCCCTGATCCTTTATAGAAAGATCCAAGAGCAGGAGCAGGGCTTCCGGGACATAGAAGAGAGGGTCAAGATCCTTAGTCAGTAA
- a CDS encoding chemotaxis protein CheW gives MARDDILEKELTDLEKEIEAKVDSLFVEMDEELVSAQVEQDPWKRLKELFLTLEWEIEEGTLSKICEELENLQSRFPEGALGTLLGWMWETTKKIRGEADDVNQEDIQLLTDLKDSLFKVVEDPFGDPQPLLQSLRPRVESFLVGEVEEAPTITLEAAGGEELLMKDLDRTVEEVFEEEEEKEEQIVLEAELEPAQVSMVNSQQQAVFGQTEEETPEEKLEPSDKIDVVKVALSDCGEKLQEVLKELSSEDPFGMKSAFEAMAARLSHMASSLEVVLSSLKEQVQTLWSLDLVPKAPEPQAPEGEVEEVLFVSVSNRVFGIPMSSVEGVFRVPSRSVSQVVQLSEVTLRDKSVPLVSLWKKLGLGRALYTFPKEEKRIILVHSASGEVGLLVDQVLARQEILVRPVDENQRPLFKGLVSVEKNALVIDIESL, from the coding sequence ATGGCTCGGGACGATATTTTGGAGAAGGAACTCACGGATCTGGAAAAAGAGATAGAGGCCAAGGTGGACAGTCTGTTCGTGGAGATGGATGAAGAGCTTGTCTCGGCTCAAGTAGAGCAAGACCCATGGAAGCGGCTCAAGGAACTCTTCCTGACTCTGGAGTGGGAGATAGAGGAGGGCACTCTCTCTAAGATCTGCGAGGAGTTGGAAAATCTGCAGTCCAGATTTCCAGAGGGTGCCTTGGGAACTCTCTTGGGATGGATGTGGGAGACCACCAAGAAGATCAGGGGTGAAGCCGATGATGTGAATCAGGAAGACATTCAGCTTCTCACGGACTTGAAGGATTCTCTTTTCAAGGTTGTGGAAGACCCCTTTGGAGATCCGCAACCCTTGCTCCAGTCCCTGCGACCCAGAGTGGAGAGCTTTCTGGTGGGGGAGGTGGAAGAAGCACCAACCATAACCCTGGAGGCTGCAGGGGGGGAGGAGCTCTTGATGAAGGATTTGGACCGCACGGTAGAAGAAGTGTTTGAGGAAGAGGAGGAAAAGGAGGAACAGATAGTGTTGGAGGCAGAGTTGGAACCTGCCCAGGTTTCGATGGTAAACAGCCAGCAGCAGGCCGTTTTTGGGCAAACTGAAGAGGAAACTCCCGAGGAGAAACTGGAACCCTCAGATAAGATCGATGTGGTGAAGGTGGCCCTATCCGATTGCGGAGAGAAGCTGCAAGAGGTGTTGAAGGAGCTTTCATCAGAAGATCCTTTTGGTATGAAGTCGGCCTTTGAGGCCATGGCAGCCCGTCTGAGCCATATGGCAAGTTCCCTGGAAGTGGTTCTGAGTTCTTTGAAAGAACAGGTTCAGACTCTTTGGTCCCTGGACCTTGTGCCCAAAGCTCCTGAGCCACAGGCTCCGGAAGGCGAGGTGGAAGAGGTTCTTTTTGTCTCAGTATCCAACAGGGTCTTTGGCATTCCCATGTCTTCTGTGGAGGGGGTATTCAGGGTTCCCTCCAGATCCGTTTCTCAGGTGGTACAATTGAGCGAGGTTACCTTGCGGGACAAGAGCGTTCCATTGGTTTCCCTTTGGAAAAAACTGGGACTGGGAAGAGCCCTTTACACCTTCCCCAAGGAGGAAAAAAGGATAATACTAGTACACTCAGCAAGCGGTGAGGTGGGCTTGTTGGTGGATCAGGTGCTGGCACGTCAGGAGATATTGGTGAGACCAGTGGATGAAAACCAAAGGCCACTTTTCAAGGGGCTGGTGAGTGTGGAGAAAAATGCTCTGGTTATAGATATCGAGTCTTTGTGA
- a CDS encoding GTPase domain-containing protein, with amino-acid sequence MSFINFAGREIQCKIVYYGPGRCGKTTNLKYIYSKIRSQVRGKMISIDTKGDKTLFFDFLPLDLGKVGGFSIRIQLYTVPGQVHYNATRKLVLKGVDGVVFVADSLKVRREKNIESLQNLIDNLRDEGIDIRDIPLVMQYNKRDLQGGSVPILPLEVMEKDLNSTLKVPSFPASAVDGFGVFETLREISKLVAKDVSKRVLSGRKMTSNA; translated from the coding sequence ATGTCGTTCATCAACTTCGCCGGCCGAGAAATCCAATGCAAGATAGTCTATTACGGACCTGGGCGCTGTGGTAAGACTACCAATCTGAAGTATATCTACTCTAAGATCCGCTCTCAGGTTCGGGGAAAGATGATAAGCATAGACACAAAAGGGGATAAGACCCTGTTTTTTGATTTTCTTCCCTTGGACTTGGGGAAAGTGGGTGGCTTTAGCATAAGAATCCAGCTTTACACTGTGCCGGGCCAGGTCCACTACAACGCCACCAGAAAGCTGGTCTTAAAGGGGGTAGACGGGGTGGTCTTCGTGGCAGACTCTCTCAAGGTCCGCAGGGAGAAGAACATAGAGAGTCTGCAGAATCTCATAGATAATCTCCGGGATGAAGGCATAGACATTCGTGATATTCCACTGGTCATGCAATATAACAAGAGGGATCTTCAAGGCGGCAGCGTGCCCATACTGCCCCTAGAGGTCATGGAGAAAGATCTTAACTCCACCCTGAAGGTGCCTTCCTTTCCTGCCAGCGCGGTGGATGGCTTCGGGGTGTTTGAGACCCTTAGGGAAATAAGTAAGTTGGTGGCCAAGGATGTGAGCAAAAGGGTACTTTCAGGGAGGAAAATGACCTCCAACGCCTGA
- a CDS encoding roadblock/LC7 domain-containing protein, giving the protein MDLVLVQEDLDQIQACLKRVLERSGAHSVLLIDRSGQLISCWGDKAEEDSVALAALTAANFGATAAIARLLGENDFSLLFHKGKEENIHFSSVGEEFLLVTLFDNKASLGLVRLHVERAIQELTRILKRILGR; this is encoded by the coding sequence ATGGATCTTGTGCTTGTCCAGGAGGATTTGGATCAGATTCAGGCTTGTTTAAAGAGGGTCCTGGAAAGATCAGGCGCTCATTCCGTTCTGCTCATAGATCGCTCTGGGCAACTGATCTCCTGTTGGGGAGACAAGGCTGAAGAGGACTCGGTGGCCCTGGCAGCCCTCACGGCAGCCAATTTTGGAGCCACGGCCGCCATAGCCCGCCTGCTGGGTGAGAACGACTTCTCCTTGCTTTTCCACAAAGGCAAGGAGGAGAACATACACTTTTCTTCGGTGGGTGAAGAATTTCTTCTTGTCACACTGTTCGATAACAAGGCCTCTTTGGGCTTGGTACGGCTTCATGTGGAGAGGGCCATACAGGAGCTGACCCGAATCCTCAAAAGGATTCTGGGGCGATGA
- a CDS encoding response regulator — MQEGPKKVLIVDDEEILTWIMSKTLSKDRKRYEVLVANDCTKALELMKSMPIDLVVTDIRMPGMSGLDLLEEIRAKHPDTKVIVMTAYGNPEVQKEANQRGCLHYLEKPFKIEELRNLILDAIKVSKKGFVGRVADLQLTDIIQLNCLGRMKTALSVSKDEMEGVIYFQDGEIVHASCGSQVGEEALFMMLGWEGGDFTTLSGAEAPRRSISRPWQELLIEAMRQKDEVDKGISDQVDARDLADTGSGFSPQDELKDSGEEAEENFDAPDIDYETGQPKMREEDTQSTVPIQAGDQKGSSLKAGSVARSIPKEVIPEPSFSRPRSTREKAAMIQRLLVDWQRESEEIQAAAVVTPEGLVLGAHVTQGRTKEEHLGALAASVLKVGVKAARAMARGDLEEMYLRGNQGTMHLYMIDSKAVLCVLARPDANIGVVHVESREKCRKVGEILGD, encoded by the coding sequence ATGCAGGAAGGACCCAAGAAGGTCTTGATAGTGGATGATGAGGAGATCCTCACCTGGATCATGTCCAAGACGCTTTCCAAGGACCGCAAGCGCTACGAGGTGCTGGTGGCCAACGATTGCACCAAGGCTTTGGAGCTGATGAAGAGCATGCCCATAGACCTGGTGGTAACAGACATCCGCATGCCCGGTATGTCCGGCTTGGACCTTCTGGAGGAGATCCGGGCAAAACACCCGGACACCAAGGTCATCGTTATGACTGCCTATGGGAACCCCGAGGTCCAGAAAGAGGCCAACCAAAGAGGGTGTCTACACTACCTGGAGAAGCCCTTCAAGATAGAGGAACTTCGTAATTTGATTCTGGACGCCATCAAGGTCAGCAAGAAGGGTTTTGTAGGCAGAGTAGCGGATCTGCAACTCACCGACATCATCCAGCTTAACTGCCTTGGCCGTATGAAGACAGCACTGTCTGTTTCCAAGGATGAAATGGAAGGGGTCATATACTTCCAAGACGGGGAAATAGTGCATGCCAGTTGCGGCTCCCAGGTGGGTGAGGAGGCTCTCTTTATGATGCTGGGCTGGGAGGGGGGGGATTTCACCACCCTAAGCGGTGCTGAGGCTCCCAGGAGGAGCATATCCAGACCCTGGCAGGAACTTCTGATAGAGGCCATGAGGCAAAAAGACGAGGTGGACAAAGGCATTTCAGATCAGGTGGATGCAAGGGATCTGGCTGACACTGGAAGCGGGTTCTCGCCGCAAGATGAACTAAAGGACTCAGGCGAAGAAGCCGAAGAAAACTTTGATGCTCCAGACATAGACTATGAAACCGGTCAGCCCAAGATGAGGGAAGAGGATACCCAGAGTACAGTGCCCATACAGGCAGGTGATCAAAAAGGTTCTTCTTTGAAGGCCGGGTCTGTGGCCCGCAGTATTCCCAAGGAGGTCATACCTGAGCCCTCGTTTTCCCGCCCTCGCTCTACAAGGGAAAAGGCAGCCATGATTCAGCGGCTTTTGGTGGACTGGCAGAGGGAAAGCGAGGAGATTCAGGCAGCAGCAGTGGTTACGCCCGAAGGCTTGGTACTGGGGGCCCATGTAACCCAGGGCAGGACCAAAGAGGAGCACCTGGGAGCCCTGGCAGCCTCGGTTTTAAAGGTGGGGGTTAAGGCGGCAAGGGCCATGGCAAGGGGTGACCTGGAGGAGATGTACCTGCGCGGCAACCAGGGGACAATGCATCTTTATATGATAGATTCCAAGGCTGTTCTTTGTGTTTTGGCAAGGCCAGATGCCAATATCGGGGTCGTTCACGTGGAGTCCAGGGAGAAATGCCGAAAGGTGGGAGAGATACTGGGGGACTGA
- a CDS encoding ATP-binding protein: MSVKKEKRDMLLPLAEEQRKLRELESLLVQVTQELEERQKALERVTEELLSIRNFTQSVLQSLTSGLISVDQNGNITYMNRGAERILQYSAEEVMGKPLGTAMASKQYKDLLKGRAAKQQVLSHREINITRKDGVEIPVGFTISPHLNESGKEIGKIIHFRDLTEIKEMQEELLRMDRLISLGEIAMGIAHEIRNPLAGIRITAQALEEEVAHNPTWREYVGRIISEIDRLNGLLKSFFSFAKPQQPQLAPCWLPKLVEEVLFLLRKDLENRGIRVENTHAQELPQIYVDEGQIKQVLFNLCMNAMQAMEQGGTLRIHTDQAIAAGRREMVLTVTDTGKGISPEHQSRIFDPFFTTKAKGLGLGLSITYRIIQRHKGRIRVQSEPGRGTTFFVHLPVETE; this comes from the coding sequence ATGTCTGTCAAGAAAGAAAAAAGAGATATGCTCTTGCCCCTGGCAGAGGAGCAACGCAAGCTCAGGGAACTGGAAAGCCTTCTGGTTCAGGTGACCCAGGAACTGGAAGAGAGACAAAAGGCACTGGAGCGCGTAACCGAGGAGTTGCTCTCCATAAGGAACTTCACCCAAAGCGTCCTGCAGAGCCTCACCAGCGGCCTGATTTCCGTTGATCAAAACGGTAATATAACTTACATGAACCGTGGAGCCGAAAGGATCTTGCAGTACAGTGCTGAAGAAGTAATGGGAAAGCCTCTGGGCACTGCCATGGCTTCCAAGCAGTACAAGGATCTACTGAAGGGTAGGGCAGCAAAGCAGCAAGTCCTCTCTCACAGGGAGATCAACATAACACGTAAAGACGGCGTGGAGATCCCGGTGGGGTTCACCATATCCCCTCACCTGAATGAATCAGGCAAGGAAATAGGCAAGATCATTCATTTCAGAGATCTCACCGAAATCAAGGAGATGCAAGAGGAACTCCTGCGCATGGACAGGTTGATTTCCCTTGGAGAGATCGCCATGGGCATCGCCCACGAAATCAGAAATCCTTTGGCAGGAATCCGTATAACTGCGCAGGCCTTGGAAGAAGAGGTGGCTCATAATCCCACCTGGCGCGAATACGTAGGAAGGATAATCTCCGAGATCGACAGGTTAAACGGGCTTCTCAAGTCTTTCTTCTCCTTTGCCAAGCCCCAGCAGCCCCAACTGGCCCCCTGCTGGCTTCCCAAGCTCGTGGAGGAAGTGCTGTTCTTGCTCAGAAAGGATCTGGAGAACAGGGGGATCCGTGTGGAGAACACCCATGCTCAAGAACTCCCCCAGATCTATGTGGATGAAGGGCAAATCAAACAGGTGCTCTTCAATCTGTGCATGAATGCCATGCAGGCCATGGAGCAAGGTGGAACTCTGCGGATTCACACAGACCAGGCTATTGCAGCCGGACGAAGGGAGATGGTCCTGACGGTGACAGACACGGGCAAGGGCATTTCCCCAGAGCACCAGTCGCGTATCTTTGATCCCTTTTTTACAACTAAGGCAAAGGGCCTGGGGTTGGGCCTTTCCATCACTTATAGGATAATACAACGCCACAAAGGGCGCATAAGGGTCCAGAGCGAACCTGGAAGAGGCACAACCTTCTTCGTGCATCTTCCGGTGGAGACGGAGTAG